One stretch of Paenibacillus sp. FSL R5-0341 DNA includes these proteins:
- a CDS encoding carbohydrate ABC transporter permease, whose translation MQESRSYKVFKVFNVIFLLFVVFITLYPFLNVVAQSFSSESYINSGKVSLFPRGFNVETYKTISRDSMFWTNYKNTIIYTVVGTLISMFMTTIFAYALSKKRLMGRKFLTMFAVFTMFFSGGLIPNYVLINSLGFNNTMWALVVPGAISIYNMLIMKSFFENMPEELEEAASIDGLNTYGILLRIILPLSKAVMATMVLFYAVGHWNSWFPAFLYLDKKELFPVTIYLRNMIAGATSGASAGATSADNLTQIAANIKSVTMVLTILPILTIYPFVQRYFVTGIMLGSVKQ comes from the coding sequence ATGCAGGAATCCAGATCTTACAAGGTATTTAAAGTATTTAATGTCATCTTTCTGCTGTTCGTGGTATTTATAACGCTCTATCCATTCTTGAATGTCGTAGCACAATCCTTCAGTAGTGAGTCCTATATTAACTCAGGCAAAGTAAGTTTGTTCCCAAGAGGATTCAATGTGGAGACATACAAGACCATCTCACGTGACAGTATGTTCTGGACCAATTATAAAAATACGATTATTTACACCGTGGTAGGTACGTTGATTTCGATGTTCATGACAACTATCTTCGCCTATGCCTTATCCAAAAAGAGGTTGATGGGCCGCAAGTTTTTGACAATGTTCGCCGTGTTCACGATGTTCTTCAGTGGTGGATTGATTCCAAACTATGTCTTGATTAATTCCCTTGGATTCAATAACACCATGTGGGCGCTTGTTGTTCCTGGCGCAATTAGCATATACAACATGTTGATCATGAAGTCATTTTTTGAAAATATGCCTGAAGAACTGGAGGAAGCTGCCTCCATTGATGGGTTAAATACCTACGGAATCTTGTTACGCATTATCTTGCCGCTGAGTAAAGCCGTTATGGCAACCATGGTACTGTTCTACGCAGTAGGTCATTGGAACTCCTGGTTCCCAGCCTTTCTGTATTTGGATAAAAAAGAACTGTTCCCGGTCACCATTTATTTGCGCAACATGATTGCTGGAGCGACCAGCGGGGCTTCTGCCGGTGCAACCTCAGCTGATAACCTGACACAGATTGCTGCCAATATTAAGTCAGTAACGATGGTATTAACCATCTTGCCGATACTCACCATCTATCCATTTGTGCAAAGATACTTTGTAACCGGTATCATGTTGGGGTCTGTTAAACAGTAA
- a CDS encoding ABC transporter permease subunit: protein MESETAKTTLTMTSLRKESRLQTAGTLFRKDWQLYSLLILPIIYLIIFKYGPMIGNVIAFRRFVPGGSIFGETWVGLRYFKMFIEDPTFWRVFGNTLMLGGLALLFTFPVPIIFALMLNEVKSKRFKKFVQTASYLPHFLSIVIVAGMILQLTAVNGSINGLVAFFTGDNIPFMQRAEWFRTIYITSEVWQGMGWGAILYLAALTTIDDSLYEAARIDGANRWKQTIHVTIPGILPTIVTLLILNMGNFLAVGFEKILLLYNPLIYETSDVISTYLYRVGLESSNFSYATAIGLFESLIGLILVFSVNAISRRLTQRSLW, encoded by the coding sequence ATGGAGTCGGAAACCGCTAAAACAACACTAACCATGACATCTTTACGTAAAGAGAGCAGATTACAAACCGCAGGAACCTTGTTCCGCAAAGACTGGCAGCTGTATTCACTATTAATCCTTCCCATCATCTACCTCATTATTTTTAAATATGGACCGATGATTGGTAATGTGATTGCCTTCAGACGTTTTGTTCCGGGGGGCAGTATATTTGGAGAAACATGGGTTGGGTTAAGATACTTCAAAATGTTTATTGAAGACCCTACCTTCTGGAGAGTATTCGGTAATACGCTGATGTTGGGCGGACTCGCGTTGCTCTTTACATTCCCGGTTCCCATCATTTTTGCCTTGATGCTTAACGAAGTGAAGAGTAAACGATTCAAAAAGTTTGTACAGACCGCGTCTTATCTGCCTCACTTTCTGTCCATCGTTATCGTTGCAGGTATGATCCTGCAGTTGACAGCAGTGAATGGTTCCATTAATGGACTGGTGGCTTTTTTCACCGGAGACAATATACCTTTTATGCAGCGGGCTGAGTGGTTCAGAACAATCTACATCACGTCAGAGGTATGGCAGGGTATGGGTTGGGGAGCGATACTGTATCTCGCCGCACTGACAACCATTGATGATTCTTTGTATGAAGCTGCACGTATTGATGGTGCCAACCGCTGGAAGCAAACGATTCACGTAACGATTCCAGGAATCTTGCCAACGATTGTGACGTTGTTGATCTTGAACATGGGTAATTTCCTGGCTGTTGGATTTGAAAAAATCTTACTCTTGTACAATCCGCTGATCTACGAGACATCTGATGTGATCTCCACTTACCTGTATCGGGTCGGACTGGAATCCAGTAACTTCAGTTATGCTACCGCAATTGGCTTGTTCGAATCGCTGATCGGTCTGATTCTGGTGTTCTCCGTAAATGCCATTTCACGCAGACTGACACAAAGAAGCTTATGGTAA
- a CDS encoding HAD family hydrolase has protein sequence MALKAILFDLDDTLLWDERSVREAFHETCLIAAQETGVKPEELEEAVRNEARGLYESYETFPFTKMIGINPFEGLWANFTGGDQPEFRQLEQLAPVYRKESWRRGLLKLGVDREDLAEQLASQFGVERRSRPHVYEETMDTLRKLQGDYKLLLLTNGCPALQQEKLDGVPELTPFFDEIIISGNFGKGKPDPSIFEHALSKLGVKPEESMMVGDKLTTDIRGALSSGIQSVWINREHKTNNETYAPDHEITHLSELDQLIANF, from the coding sequence ATGGCGTTAAAAGCGATTTTGTTCGACCTAGATGATACTTTATTATGGGATGAGCGTAGTGTTCGAGAAGCTTTTCATGAGACTTGTCTAATCGCAGCGCAAGAGACTGGGGTTAAACCGGAAGAACTTGAAGAAGCCGTTCGTAACGAGGCACGTGGACTGTATGAATCATATGAGACCTTTCCTTTTACCAAAATGATTGGAATCAATCCGTTTGAAGGACTATGGGCTAACTTTACTGGTGGGGATCAACCTGAGTTCCGTCAGTTGGAACAGCTTGCTCCTGTTTACCGTAAAGAATCCTGGCGTCGTGGCTTGTTGAAGTTAGGTGTAGATCGGGAAGATCTTGCTGAACAGCTTGCCTCACAGTTTGGAGTAGAACGGAGATCCAGACCCCATGTGTACGAAGAAACGATGGATACCTTGCGTAAGTTGCAAGGAGATTACAAACTTTTGTTGTTAACGAACGGTTGTCCTGCTTTGCAACAAGAGAAGTTGGACGGTGTGCCTGAATTGACTCCTTTCTTTGATGAGATTATTATCTCGGGTAACTTTGGAAAAGGAAAACCGGATCCATCCATATTTGAACATGCTTTGAGTAAACTGGGTGTTAAACCTGAAGAGAGCATGATGGTTGGAGACAAGTTGACGACTGATATTCGTGGTGCTTTATCATCTGGCATCCAATCCGTATGGATTAACCGTGAGCATAAGACCAACAATGAAACGTATGCGCCTGACCATGAAATAACGCATTTATCTGAACTGGATCAGCTTATAGCTAATTTCTGA
- a CDS encoding DUF896 domain-containing protein, whose amino-acid sequence MDIDSLVARINELARKQKSTGLSEEELAERAELREIYLSNIRSNFRQQLDTIEIVDDENDKGHQGKLKH is encoded by the coding sequence TTGGATATAGATAGTCTGGTAGCACGCATTAATGAATTGGCTCGTAAGCAAAAGTCCACTGGTTTGTCAGAGGAAGAACTTGCTGAACGTGCCGAACTAAGAGAGATTTATTTGAGTAATATTCGCAGCAATTTCAGACAGCAACTGGATACCATTGAGATTGTTGATGATGAGAATGACAAAGGCCACCAAGGCAAACTCAAACACTAA
- a CDS encoding LysM peptidoglycan-binding domain-containing protein — translation MRYSTYQSIYEPMNSELVKSNIGNYKKVLARFKISSWMLKVAITSLIIFIGCSTVLTVFAGNENDVLPGGKIAVSQGETLWSISLEHKPMNMDTRIYIEAIKKVNQLQTTSIQVGQVLALPQFAE, via the coding sequence ATGAGATATTCTACTTATCAAAGCATTTATGAACCGATGAATTCGGAACTGGTGAAGTCTAACATAGGGAACTACAAGAAGGTTTTAGCACGTTTCAAGATTTCTTCATGGATGTTAAAGGTAGCCATTACTTCTTTGATTATATTTATTGGATGCAGCACTGTTTTAACTGTATTTGCTGGCAATGAGAATGATGTTCTGCCTGGAGGAAAGATAGCCGTTTCACAAGGGGAAACATTATGGAGTATTTCTTTGGAACATAAACCGATGAATATGGATACACGTATTTATATAGAAGCAATTAAGAAAGTGAATCAACTTCAGACGACTTCGATCCAAGTGGGACAAGTTTTAGCTCTACCGCAATTTGCAGAATAA
- the lexA gene encoding transcriptional repressor LexA translates to MSKISSRQQAILEFIRNEVRLKGYPPSVREIGEAVGLASSSTVHGHLDRLEKKGLIRRDPTKPRAIELLSQEESEHSHQFAHSVARIPVVGKVTAGVPITATENIEDYFPLPTHYVGEQKVFMLSVVGDSMVEAGIVNGDYVIVRQQQTADNGDIVVAMTEDDEATVKTFYKEKDHIRLQPENATFEPLRLKHVSILGKVIGLFRDIH, encoded by the coding sequence ATGTCGAAGATATCCAGCAGGCAGCAGGCTATTCTGGAGTTTATACGAAATGAAGTCCGGTTGAAGGGGTATCCTCCTTCCGTACGAGAAATTGGTGAAGCGGTTGGACTGGCTTCCAGCTCAACAGTACATGGACATTTGGATCGTTTGGAGAAAAAAGGTTTGATCCGACGCGACCCTACCAAGCCAAGAGCTATTGAGCTTTTGAGCCAGGAAGAATCGGAGCACTCTCATCAATTTGCTCATAGCGTTGCACGTATTCCTGTCGTTGGTAAGGTTACAGCGGGTGTTCCGATTACTGCAACCGAGAACATTGAAGACTACTTCCCTCTTCCTACGCATTATGTAGGCGAACAGAAAGTATTTATGCTTTCGGTAGTCGGAGATAGTATGGTGGAAGCTGGAATCGTTAACGGAGATTATGTTATTGTCCGTCAACAGCAAACTGCTGATAACGGTGATATTGTAGTCGCAATGACTGAAGATGATGAAGCTACAGTGAAAACGTTCTATAAAGAGAAAGATCATATTCGCCTTCAACCGGAGAATGCGACCTTTGAACCTTTACGTTTGAAACATGTTAGTATTCTGGGTAAAGTCATCGGCCTTTTCCGAGATATTCATTAA
- a CDS encoding aldehyde dehydrogenase codes for MDQAKQLVTEQRTFFYTGQTKNIEYRINALQQLRKGIEKYQQRIQDALRADLNKSEAEAYGSEIRIVLGELDFALEHLQEWAAPKQVPTNSAMPDGVSTIYPEPYGVALIIAPWNYPFQLAFGPLIGAIAAGNCAVIKPSELTPAVSRLTFDLIQEIFPQEYIAVMEGEVEASTALLKEKFDYIFFTGSTGIGRIVMKAAAEHLTPVTLELGGKSPAIVHSDADLKLVAQRIVRGKFLNAGQTCVAPDYLLVHEQVHDELINLIGAEIKDKFGDDVLQNADFPHIVNARNFDRLSKFLTDGTTLLGGRSVREQLLIEPTVLGNVNWESPVMQEEIFGPILPVFTYNDLNPMLDEIVRRPKPLALYLFTQNEQLQEQVLNQVSFGGGCINDTLSHMTSHYLPFGGVGESGMGSYHGQQSFDVFSHHKSVLKRSE; via the coding sequence ATGGATCAAGCAAAACAACTGGTGACAGAACAACGTACATTTTTTTATACAGGTCAAACTAAAAATATCGAATATCGGATTAATGCGCTTCAACAGCTTAGAAAGGGAATTGAAAAGTATCAGCAACGGATTCAAGATGCACTTCGGGCAGATTTGAACAAATCTGAGGCGGAAGCTTACGGTTCCGAGATTCGCATTGTGCTGGGAGAGCTGGATTTCGCATTAGAACACCTGCAGGAATGGGCTGCACCAAAACAAGTCCCAACGAATTCGGCTATGCCGGATGGGGTGAGCACCATTTACCCTGAACCATACGGAGTGGCGCTTATTATTGCACCTTGGAACTATCCTTTCCAACTGGCCTTCGGTCCACTGATTGGAGCAATTGCAGCCGGTAACTGTGCAGTTATCAAGCCATCTGAATTAACACCAGCCGTGTCTCGTCTGACGTTTGATCTGATTCAGGAGATCTTCCCACAGGAGTATATTGCCGTTATGGAAGGGGAAGTTGAGGCTAGCACAGCATTGTTGAAAGAGAAGTTTGATTATATTTTCTTCACAGGCAGTACAGGTATAGGCCGCATTGTTATGAAGGCAGCTGCAGAGCACCTGACTCCTGTAACTCTTGAGTTGGGCGGTAAAAGTCCTGCTATTGTCCATAGTGATGCAGATCTGAAGCTGGTAGCCCAACGTATTGTTCGTGGTAAGTTCCTGAATGCTGGGCAAACTTGCGTTGCTCCAGATTATTTGCTTGTACATGAACAAGTTCATGACGAATTGATCAATCTGATTGGCGCAGAGATCAAAGATAAATTTGGAGATGATGTGCTCCAGAACGCTGATTTCCCGCATATTGTCAACGCACGTAACTTCGATCGGTTATCGAAATTCCTCACAGATGGTACAACGCTCTTAGGTGGACGTTCTGTACGTGAGCAATTGCTTATTGAGCCGACTGTGCTTGGAAATGTGAACTGGGAATCACCTGTCATGCAAGAAGAGATATTCGGTCCGATTCTTCCTGTATTTACGTACAATGACCTCAACCCGATGCTGGATGAGATTGTACGCCGGCCAAAACCATTGGCGCTATATCTCTTCACACAGAATGAGCAACTGCAGGAACAGGTTCTTAATCAAGTATCCTTCGGTGGGGGATGTATTAATGACACACTTTCTCATATGACATCACATTATCTCCCGTTTGGTGGTGTAGGAGAGAGTGGTATGGGCTCATATCACGGACAACAGAGCTTTGATGTATTTTCCCATCACAAAAGTGTTCTGAAACGCAGTGAATAA
- a CDS encoding YolD-like family protein encodes MASKLSGNGIYEGSRIILPEHREAYLNEMNVQERRGKPILDDQEVQLIEELIMESYKECRSVTLTVFNPFDDEEIRGVVASIDRPNRRIKLVRGEEDYSWIKIEEIAEASL; translated from the coding sequence ATGGCGAGTAAATTGTCGGGTAACGGTATTTATGAAGGATCTCGCATAATCCTTCCTGAGCATCGGGAGGCATATCTCAATGAAATGAATGTGCAAGAGAGACGTGGCAAGCCTATTCTGGACGATCAGGAAGTACAGCTCATCGAAGAGTTGATCATGGAGTCTTACAAGGAATGCAGGTCGGTTACGTTGACGGTGTTTAATCCTTTTGACGATGAGGAGATAAGAGGTGTTGTTGCATCAATTGATAGGCCAAATAGAAGAATTAAGCTTGTCAGAGGTGAAGAGGATTACAGTTGGATCAAGATTGAAGAGATCGCTGAGGCAAGTTTATAA
- a CDS encoding kelch repeat-containing protein, producing the protein MKRAIQSLLALSIFLIILFPGHAKAAETNEWVSVNDLPDARTGAATAEVDGIIYVFGGSASSDQAATGAKQNTTFAYDPVTNKWVQKVNMPTTRAAASTVVYEKKVYVIGGYYDSNKATYRTNKVEVYDTLTDSWETVSGLTVARSWSGAAVLDGIIYVMGGADNSGKIVSTVERYDINNDKWTTLKNFPIAVNGMSATTVNGKIYAYGGGTSFTSGISGAIYEYNVANDAWTRKNNFQTATAGSASTVYNGEIYVLGGLANTTSLQNTTPQSRVEVYNPETNEVRSFTALTFVRSQSTAASVNGEIFIIGGNNGSTTLKTVEKLSFQGKDPVEPEEPIEPEQPSVNRAILVVAMTTGLEKEFDLSMQEVNSFIDWYETKQAGSGKASYAIDKHDNNKGPFKSRKDYILFDRVLTFEVSEY; encoded by the coding sequence ATGAAGAGGGCAATACAAAGTTTGTTAGCATTATCTATTTTCCTAATTATTTTATTTCCAGGCCATGCAAAGGCTGCAGAAACAAATGAGTGGGTAAGTGTAAATGATTTACCAGATGCAAGAACTGGAGCAGCGACGGCAGAAGTGGATGGAATAATATACGTATTTGGTGGTTCAGCATCAAGTGATCAAGCAGCTACTGGAGCGAAGCAGAACACAACCTTTGCATATGATCCTGTAACAAATAAATGGGTTCAAAAAGTTAATATGCCTACAACTCGTGCCGCCGCGTCTACTGTTGTGTATGAGAAAAAAGTTTATGTAATTGGTGGATATTATGATAGTAACAAAGCTACGTATAGAACGAATAAGGTTGAAGTTTACGATACACTTACGGATAGTTGGGAAACAGTTTCAGGTTTAACGGTAGCTAGATCTTGGTCTGGTGCAGCAGTTTTAGATGGCATAATATATGTTATGGGTGGAGCAGATAACAGTGGGAAAATTGTATCCACAGTGGAACGTTATGATATTAATAATGATAAGTGGACTACTCTAAAAAATTTCCCTATAGCAGTAAATGGCATGAGTGCTACTACAGTAAACGGAAAAATTTATGCATATGGTGGAGGAACAAGTTTTACGAGCGGAATATCAGGAGCGATTTATGAATACAACGTAGCTAACGACGCTTGGACACGAAAGAATAACTTTCAAACAGCTACCGCCGGTTCAGCCTCAACCGTCTACAATGGGGAAATTTATGTACTAGGGGGACTTGCAAATACTACCTCTCTTCAAAATACTACCCCTCAATCACGAGTAGAAGTATACAATCCTGAAACCAATGAAGTCAGGTCATTTACAGCTTTAACATTTGTAAGAAGTCAAAGTACTGCAGCGAGTGTTAACGGAGAGATTTTTATTATTGGTGGAAATAATGGGAGTACCACTCTGAAAACAGTAGAGAAGCTTTCGTTTCAAGGTAAAGATCCAGTTGAACCGGAAGAACCAATCGAGCCAGAACAGCCATCTGTCAATCGAGCTATCTTAGTAGTTGCAATGACTACAGGTCTTGAGAAGGAGTTTGATTTGAGCATGCAAGAAGTTAACAGCTTCATTGATTGGTACGAAACAAAACAAGCAGGAAGCGGAAAAGCATCATACGCGATTGATAAGCATGACAATAACAAAGGTCCGTTCAAGAGCCGCAAGGACTACATCCTATTTGATCGTGTTCTGACTTTTGAAGTAAGCGAATATTAA
- a CDS encoding SOS response-associated peptidase: protein MCGRFTITDPIEAIMDRYYASIADGFEYKPNYNAAPMQYIPTIISSKEGNRLGALRWGLIPSWAKDDKIGTKMINARAETLTEKASFKRLISSKRCIIPTNGFYEWRKEGTEKQPLRILMKDDRLFSLAGLYDTWTDPDGNKLSTCTIITTPPNSLMEDIHNRMPVILRPEDEAEWLGRDNDDVQSLIGLLKPYQASEMRAYEVPKEVGNVRNNNEELIKEVG from the coding sequence ATGTGCGGAAGATTTACAATCACTGATCCCATAGAAGCTATAATGGACAGGTACTATGCATCTATTGCTGATGGTTTTGAGTACAAACCTAATTACAACGCAGCACCCATGCAGTACATTCCTACAATTATCAGCAGCAAAGAAGGTAATCGATTGGGTGCGCTCCGATGGGGACTCATTCCTTCATGGGCCAAGGATGACAAAATCGGTACCAAGATGATTAATGCCCGTGCTGAAACGTTAACTGAGAAGGCTTCCTTCAAGCGGCTGATCAGCTCCAAACGCTGTATCATCCCCACGAATGGATTTTATGAGTGGCGTAAGGAAGGAACGGAAAAGCAACCATTGCGAATTCTGATGAAGGATGACCGTTTATTCTCGCTTGCTGGCCTGTACGATACCTGGACAGATCCGGATGGAAACAAATTGAGTACGTGCACCATTATTACAACGCCACCAAATAGTCTTATGGAGGATATCCATAATCGTATGCCGGTCATCTTGCGACCTGAGGATGAGGCTGAGTGGCTTGGAAGAGATAATGATGATGTTCAGTCCCTGATTGGATTGCTTAAGCCATATCAAGCATCAGAAATGCGAGCTTACGAGGTGCCAAAGGAAGTCGGTAATGTGCGGAATAACAATGAGGAATTAATTAAAGAAGTAGGTTGA
- a CDS encoding peptidoglycan recognition family protein has translation MLLEPSELKGWLDKQKIKRSINKLQVHHTAAPNYTTRQVVNGVAKQDVWKCLEGMRTFHLSQGWAGTGQNITVLEDGRIAISLDRDLNKTPAGIKGANTGALCIEIIGNFDQGGDTMAAIQKQAVVHLYACLALKLNIPIDTSHIVYHAWYTSSGAWLGDYERGESSKTCPGTNFFGDGNTRSAAERGFIPALKAELKRITEGDGDPMTPEEKKQMDELKATVESQAKWIAAQKAKENMECPKWAEEAYDYYSQYIADKTGSYEFWRQLVIIYRKENGIKIHS, from the coding sequence TTGCTGCTAGAGCCATCCGAATTAAAAGGGTGGCTCGACAAACAGAAGATAAAAAGAAGCATAAACAAGCTCCAGGTCCATCATACTGCTGCACCCAACTACACTACTCGTCAGGTGGTCAATGGAGTAGCGAAACAAGATGTATGGAAATGTCTTGAGGGAATGAGGACTTTCCATTTATCTCAGGGATGGGCCGGTACAGGGCAGAACATAACTGTACTTGAGGATGGACGTATCGCAATCAGTTTAGATCGGGATCTCAATAAAACGCCTGCTGGAATCAAGGGAGCGAACACAGGCGCTTTGTGTATAGAGATTATCGGAAACTTTGATCAAGGTGGAGACACGATGGCAGCAATTCAGAAACAAGCTGTAGTCCACCTATACGCCTGTCTTGCGCTCAAGCTAAACATACCTATCGATACATCACATATCGTGTATCATGCCTGGTATACCTCATCCGGAGCATGGTTAGGAGACTATGAACGAGGTGAGTCCAGCAAGACTTGTCCGGGAACTAATTTCTTTGGTGATGGGAATACGCGGTCTGCTGCTGAGCGAGGATTCATTCCAGCTCTCAAAGCTGAACTAAAGAGAATTACAGAAGGGGACGGTGATCCAATGACACCAGAAGAAAAGAAACAAATGGATGAACTGAAGGCAACTGTTGAATCTCAGGCTAAGTGGATCGCAGCTCAGAAGGCAAAGGAGAACATGGAATGTCCTAAATGGGCAGAAGAAGCTTATGATTACTATAGCCAATATATAGCTGACAAGACTGGTAGTTATGAGTTTTGGCGCCAACTTGTGATTATTTACCGAAAAGAGAATGGAATTAAGATTCACTCTTAA
- a CDS encoding phage holin family protein — translation MDWSTVFSLIDPKLFIVLAACWVLGIGIKRIPKIPDWTIVFIVTAFAIVITSWTLGWSPESLIQGILVGAFAVFGNQVIKQAKKGTEQS, via the coding sequence ATGGACTGGAGTACTGTATTTTCACTTATTGATCCTAAGTTATTTATTGTATTGGCTGCATGCTGGGTCCTTGGTATTGGCATAAAACGTATCCCAAAGATTCCGGACTGGACTATTGTTTTCATCGTCACTGCATTCGCCATTGTTATTACCAGTTGGACTCTTGGCTGGTCTCCTGAATCGCTTATCCAGGGAATATTGGTTGGAGCGTTTGCGGTGTTCGGTAACCAGGTGATTAAGCAAGCGAAGAAAGGAACTGAACAGTCATGA